A section of the Arcobacter sp. F155 genome encodes:
- a CDS encoding P-II family nitrogen regulator, which translates to MKKVEAIIKPFKLEDVKEALVENGISGMTVSDVKGYGRQQGHSELYRGAEYVVDFLAKIKVEVIVNDEDVDSTIGVIVEAAKTGKIGDGKIFVTSIDEVVRIRTEQRGSEAV; encoded by the coding sequence ATGAAAAAAGTTGAAGCAATTATAAAACCTTTTAAACTAGAAGATGTAAAAGAGGCATTAGTTGAAAATGGTATCTCTGGTATGACTGTATCAGATGTAAAAGGATACGGTAGACAACAAGGACACTCAGAGCTTTATAGAGGAGCTGAGTATGTTGTTGACTTCTTAGCAAAAATTAAAGTAGAAGTTATTGTAAATGACGAAGATGTAGATTCAACAATAGGTGTTATTGTTGAAGCAGCTAAAACTGGAAAAATTGGTGATGGAAAGATTTTTGTTACTTCTATTGATGAGGTAGTTAGAATTAGAACAGAACAAAGAGGTAGTGAAGCTGTTTAA
- the amt gene encoding ammonium transporter: MENFNDLKYILDGFLFVFSGVLVMWMAAGFAMLESGLTRSKNNATVLTKNIALFAISCIMYYFVGYNLMYGDGSAFMGSFSTISMENGADATYPAAADFFFQVMFVATAASVISGTVAERMKLWPFLIFVVILSGVIYPIQGHWTWGGSELGGLIAGFSDFAGSTIVHSVGGWAALAGVLILGARKGKYTKDGKVRPIPGSNLTLATLGTFILWMGWFGFNGGSQLALGSKADIDGIALVVADTNMAACAGAIMAALLTQLLYKKVDLTMVLNGALAGLVSVTAGPDLGMLVSFIEGIVGGALVVFAVPFFDKLRIDDPVGALSVHLVAGIWGTLAVGIFNPEVTILAQIKGIVVIGAFVFIVSFIVWKILDLVIGLRVDEETEITGLDIHETGLECYPEFKKA; encoded by the coding sequence ATGGAAAATTTTAACGACTTAAAATACATACTAGATGGTTTTCTATTTGTATTTTCAGGTGTATTAGTAATGTGGATGGCTGCAGGTTTTGCAATGCTAGAATCTGGTCTAACAAGATCAAAAAATAATGCAACAGTATTAACAAAGAATATTGCACTATTTGCAATCTCTTGTATTATGTATTATTTTGTAGGATATAACTTAATGTATGGTGATGGTTCAGCTTTCATGGGAAGCTTCTCAACAATTAGTATGGAAAACGGTGCTGACGCTACTTATCCAGCTGCAGCAGACTTTTTCTTCCAAGTTATGTTCGTAGCAACTGCTGCATCGGTAATTTCTGGTACTGTGGCTGAAAGAATGAAATTATGGCCATTTTTAATCTTTGTTGTAATTTTAAGTGGTGTAATTTATCCAATTCAAGGTCACTGGACATGGGGTGGGTCTGAACTTGGTGGTTTAATTGCTGGGTTCTCTGATTTCGCTGGTTCAACTATTGTTCACTCTGTTGGTGGATGGGCTGCTTTAGCTGGTGTATTAATTCTTGGTGCTAGAAAAGGAAAATATACTAAAGATGGTAAAGTAAGACCAATCCCTGGTTCAAACTTAACTCTTGCAACTTTAGGTACATTCATTTTATGGATGGGATGGTTTGGATTTAATGGTGGTTCTCAATTAGCATTAGGTTCAAAAGCTGATATCGATGGTATTGCATTAGTAGTTGCAGATACAAATATGGCAGCTTGTGCAGGTGCAATTATGGCGGCTTTATTAACTCAACTACTTTATAAAAAAGTTGATTTAACTATGGTATTAAATGGTGCTTTAGCTGGTTTAGTTTCAGTTACTGCAGGTCCTGATTTAGGAATGTTAGTTTCATTTATTGAAGGTATAGTTGGTGGTGCTTTAGTTGTATTTGCAGTTCCATTCTTTGATAAGTTAAGAATTGATGATCCTGTTGGTGCTTTATCTGTTCACTTAGTAGCAGGTATCTGGGGAACATTAGCTGTTGGTATTTTCAATCCAGAAGTTACAATCCTAGCGCAAATTAAAGGTATCGTTGTAATTGGAGCATTTGTATTCATTGTTTCATTTATTGTTTGGAAAATCTTAGACTTAGTTATTGGACTAAGAGTAGATGAAGAGACTGAAATTACAGGATTAGATATTCATGAGACTGGTCTTGAGTGTTACCCTGAATTCAAAAAAGCTTAA
- a CDS encoding sigma 54-interacting transcriptional regulator has protein sequence MEEYIAKSKNSKEILNSAQLLQSVEVNALITGDAGVGKKSLARYILPNVKEYKAKSLQRDISDNIISLQNEAIILDKIENITNIDLVINWLNDNNIRVIATTLKHELNSKLADLFSITIELPALKDREEDVKQLITKFSKEASKTLDLEPVLPSKLMINLSNNAHSLRKSIYFSYLFETIGEDEILMFMENYMFSNLQGENSYKDFVYLFEVPLLKAAKKKYKSQVQMAKHLGLNRITLRKKLDIHKGFLDD, from the coding sequence ATGGAAGAATATATTGCAAAATCAAAAAACTCAAAAGAGATATTAAACTCAGCTCAACTTCTTCAAAGTGTAGAAGTTAATGCTTTAATCACAGGAGATGCAGGTGTTGGTAAAAAATCTTTAGCAAGATATATTTTGCCCAATGTAAAAGAGTATAAAGCAAAGTCTCTACAACGAGATATTAGTGATAATATAATCTCCTTGCAAAATGAAGCAATCATCCTAGATAAAATAGAAAATATTACAAATATAGATTTAGTAATAAACTGGCTAAATGACAACAATATCAGAGTAATCGCAACAACGCTAAAACATGAGTTAAACTCAAAATTAGCTGATTTATTTTCGATTACTATTGAACTTCCTGCTTTAAAAGATAGGGAAGAAGATGTTAAACAGCTTATTACTAAGTTTTCAAAAGAAGCTAGTAAAACTTTAGATTTAGAGCCTGTACTTCCATCTAAACTTATGATAAACTTATCAAACAATGCACATAGCCTTAGAAAATCTATTTACTTCTCTTATTTATTTGAAACAATAGGAGAAGATGAGATTTTAATGTTTATGGAAAACTATATGTTCTCAAACCTACAAGGAGAGAATTCATATAAAGACTTTGTATACCTTTTTGAAGTTCCTTTATTAAAAGCTGCAAAAAAGAAATACAAATCACAAGTACAAATGGCAAAACATTTAGGTCTAAATAGAATCACTCTAAGGAAAAAACTTGATATTCATAAGGGTTTTTTAGATGACTGA